The Bacteroides ovatus genomic interval AAGCTCCTGATAATCCATATCGAAAGTGAATATCATTATCAGGACGGCGATAATACCAAAGGCGAGGAATATATTTCGGTACTTGTTCTTCACTATTTTGTAGGACTTATATCTATTTTATATAGGTATATATCTGCTTTTATATGAGTATATAGTTACTTCTTAGATGAGTATATGCTTACTTCTTGATGGATATATATCACTCTATTCACATATAACCTCACTTTATATACGCATAATATCTTTCGAAAAATCTTTTGAACGCCGGGATTCTCATCAATACATACTCAAATACCAGCCAGCCGATTAATGCGCAAGAGATGCCAAGTAATACATCAATGATATAATGATGGCAGGAATAAATAGCTGTTCCCCAAATGCCGACCATGATAATGGAGAAGAGGGTAATCACATACCATCTGCATTTACCAATAATGGCATACACTAATGCAACTACCATATAGGCCGCGTGCAGTGAAGGCACTGCCGCAAATACATTTGCATTACGCCCGTAGATTGAATCAAAGATAGTCACTCCAAAGAATGCATCAAAGCGACCCAATCCTGCAACATTGCCCGGTGTGTTCAATATCGGTTCGAAGCCGTAGTTGATGGCATACCAGGGCGGAGCAGCCGGATGAATGTAATAACCGGCAAAGCCAATCAGATTGACGAACAAAAATACCAACGCAAAACGAAGGTAGGTTTTTCTTTCCTTCTTAAAATACAGGCAAAGACCGAACAGGATAGGAACGGGAACCCAACAAAGGTAGAAGATTCCGGCAAAAACGTCCGCTATCGGCCAGTTGTGTGCAGCGAAGTATTCGCAAGGAGTAACCAGAAGACCATTATCCATTACTCCGAAAAGGGACTTTTCGAGATGATACAGTCCGGCCACGTCAATCGGGTTCACCTCGTAGTTAGGGCAAATACGCATCCAGTCATACGAAATTCCAAAAATGGCGAAAGGTAGCAGGGCTACTGCCAGCTTACGAGTAGGCAATCCGGCAAAGAATAAAACTAAATAGAGTACCGCCATCAACAGATGCTCGGAACGAAGTCCGATGAAGATACCTGTCAATAAAAGGAAAAGAGCCATAATGACTACCACAGTCAGGGTTTCTCTTTTCGACGGCATTTGAATGTTCTTTATCATTATAACGTTTTGATTAGACGATTAGACTATTTACTATTGGACTATTTACGATGTACTATTTAGGATGTACGATGTAAATAGTAAATCGTCCAATAGTAAATTAATTCATTCTTTCATCGCTTTATAGCAATGTCTCACTCGTGCAAAAGCCGTGATATTGGCAAATACAGCAACAAAAGCCAGAGGAACAATCAGAATCAGGATTGGTTCGAAAGCGGTAATATCTTTAAAAACACCACAGAACAAAGCTCCGAGACTGGTCAGTACTACACGCTCCGGGCGCTGCATGAATCCTACTTTACATTCGATTCCCAAGCCTTCGGCACGGGCACGCACGTAGCTTACCATCAGCGAACCGATGAGTGCCACGAAAGCAATGAGTGCATAAAGGAAATAATCTTTCATTGATAAATAGTAACAGATACCGAAGAAAGTCATCAATTCACTGTAACGGTCGAGTACCGAATCGTAAAGCGCACCGAACTTGGAACTCATATTGCCCAGGCGAGCCACACGCCCATCCATCATATCGAACAATCCGGCAAACAGAATCACACCTCCTGCCCAGCCGATAATGGCCAGATCGTTTTGTCCGCCATAAATGCCGGCATACACAAACATACCTGCCGCTACTACATTGAGCACAAATCCGGTAGTGGTGATAAAGTTGGGAGTGATCCCTATTTTAATCATTCCGCGTATCAGGGGATTGATAATCTTATAAATCAGCTGTTGTAAATAATCTCTGTAATTCATCT includes:
- a CDS encoding phosphatase PAP2 family protein translates to MPSKRETLTVVVIMALFLLLTGIFIGLRSEHLLMAVLYLVLFFAGLPTRKLAVALLPFAIFGISYDWMRICPNYEVNPIDVAGLYHLEKSLFGVMDNGLLVTPCEYFAAHNWPIADVFAGIFYLCWVPVPILFGLCLYFKKERKTYLRFALVFLFVNLIGFAGYYIHPAAPPWYAINYGFEPILNTPGNVAGLGRFDAFFGVTIFDSIYGRNANVFAAVPSLHAAYMVVALVYAIIGKCRWYVITLFSIIMVGIWGTAIYSCHHYIIDVLLGISCALIGWLVFEYVLMRIPAFKRFFERYYAYIK
- a CDS encoding CDP-alcohol phosphatidyltransferase family protein, encoding MNYRDYLQQLIYKIINPLIRGMIKIGITPNFITTTGFVLNVVAAGMFVYAGIYGGQNDLAIIGWAGGVILFAGLFDMMDGRVARLGNMSSKFGALYDSVLDRYSELMTFFGICYYLSMKDYFLYALIAFVALIGSLMVSYVRARAEGLGIECKVGFMQRPERVVLTSLGALFCGVFKDITAFEPILILIVPLAFVAVFANITAFARVRHCYKAMKE